A window from Onychostoma macrolepis isolate SWU-2019 chromosome 07, ASM1243209v1, whole genome shotgun sequence encodes these proteins:
- the LOC131544658 gene encoding uncharacterized protein LOC131544658 isoform X2 — protein sequence MDAAILLLALKQGTRSLEGYITEYLALANGSELPDYMLIDFFCEGINQPLKSRLTLEAPRSSLSDFIDYALVTVGSAFTVGVAEECDTAFNCMITDALEHAHKMAAATTPRHVTATIHEPSQVALDLQESSQVTADLHELNQVTVDVKESNQVTVAVKEPSEVTVDVRESSQATVDRHELSQATVDRHELSQSTTDRHEPRQVTIDLHESSQDTADLHESSQDKADFHELSQVTASLRESSQVAADLHESSQVKADLHESSQVKADLQEPSQVAVDVRESSQVTVGRHQPSHVSADHPESLHVSADLLKSSHVTAVRPESQHHVPADLPESGHVRADTPRSSRSQALLWVPDPPWWAPALSVTNPVCALPFIHHQRSLTHHIDFHTTHHNGLRFPSAISPITCSPDHTHTAVTNHTLYLNPVLSLPRRRVLYALSLPYRAPLVFLALPSLALPLSDCVFPCLDYRSRCWITSPVLPLWILFADRRPTLVFVYSLSRPCYTCLPLFDPAC from the exons ATGGACGCAGCGATCTTGTTGCTAGCCCTCAAGCAGGGTACACGATCACTCGAGGGTTACATTACGGAATATTTGGCTTTGGCTAATGGCTCCGAATTACCAGACTACATGTTAATAGACTTTTTCTGTGAGGGTATTAACCAGCCACTCAAGTCACGACTAACCCTTGAAGCTCCCCGTTCGTCTCTAAGTGACTTTATAGATTACGCTTTAGTGACTGTTGGTTCAGcatttactgtgggtgtcgcggaggaaTGTGACACCGCTTTCAATTGTATGATCACAGACGCGCTagagcacgctcacaaaatggcagccgcaacaacaccccgtcatgtcacTGCTACcattcatgagccaagtcaagtcgcCCTTGATCTTCaggaatcaagccaagtcaccgctgatcttcatgagctaaatcaagtcacagttgatgtcaaagagtcaaatcaagtcacagttgctgttaaagagcccagtGAAGTCACcgttgatgtcagagagtcaagccAAGCTACAGTTGATcgtcatgagctaagtcaagctacagttgatcgtcatgagctaagtcaaagCACCACTGATCGTCATGAACCCCGTCAAGTCACCattgatcttcacgaatcaagccaagacacagctgatcttcacgaatcaagtcAAGACAAAGCTGATTTTCACGAGTtgagccaagtcacagcttctcttcgtgagtcaagccaagttgcagctgatcttcacgaatcaagccaagtcaaagctgatcttcacgagtcaagccaagtcaaagctgatcttcaagaaccaagtcaagtcgcagttgatgtcagagagtcaagccaagtcacagttggtcgtcatcaaccgagtcacgtctcagctgatcatccagagtcacttcacgtctcagctgatctcctaaagtcaagtcacgtcacagctgttcgtccagagtcacagcatcacgtccccgctgaccttccagagtcgggtcacgtccgggctgacacacccagatcatcaag gtcccaggctctgctgtgggttcctgatccgccctggtgggctcctgctctatctgtcACAAATCCAGTCtgtgcacttccgttcattcaccaccagaggtcactcactcaccacattgactttcacaccacacatcacaatggactacgtttcccatcagccatctcacccaTCACAtgctcacctgatcacacgcacacagctgtaaccaatcacacactctatttaaaccctgtactttctctccctcgtcgccgagtattgtatgcattatcgctgccctacagagccccgttagttttccttgccttgcctagcctcgccttgcctttgtcggattgtgttttcccctgcctggactatcgctcacgttgttggattacctctcctgtcttgCCCCTTTGGattctgttcgccgatcgtcgacccacgcttgtctttgtttactctttgtctcgcccatgttatacctgtttgccactgtttgaccctgcctgttaa
- the LOC131544658 gene encoding uncharacterized protein LOC131544658 isoform X1 gives MDAAILLLALKQGTRSLEGYITEYLALANGSELPDYMLIDFFCEGINQPLKSRLTLEAPRSSLSDFIDYALVTVGSAFTVGVAEECDTAFNCMITDALEHAHKMAAATTPRHVTATIHEPSQVALDLQESSQVTADLHELNQVTVDVKESNQVTVAVKEPSEVTVDVRESSQATVDRHELSQATVDRHELSQSTTDRHEPRQVTIDLHESSQDTADLHESSQDKADFHELSQVTASLRESSQVAADLHESSQVKADLHESSQVKADLQEPSQVAVDVRESSQVTVGRHQPSHVSADHPESLHVSADLLKSSHVTAVRPESQHHVPADLPESGHVRADTPRSSRSVFHYSSLISSLRDSPLVSARTAGIPKPTHSSPPVPELIPLSEVLPMMGIALCCVWAAYTTAALSEVATAATASPEVVAHAAELPEAAGLTSAPCMVVALSNVLSTCCVAVEKTITKLSLCPEFTAVEPPEVAAAAAEPPEVSAVSIGELSLSPVTAMEAVNELSFCPVTAMKAVNELSFCPVTAIEAVYELSVLPASVLGSVHVLSPFYVSVLSRSQALLWVPDPPWWAPALSVTNPVCALPFIHHQRSLTHHIDFHTTHHNGLRFPSAISPITCSPDHTHTAVTNHTLYLNPVLSLPRRRVLYALSLPYRAPLVFLALPSLALPLSDCVFPCLDYRSRCWITSPVLPLWILFADRRPTLVFVYSLSRPCYTCLPLFDPAC, from the coding sequence ATGGACGCAGCGATCTTGTTGCTAGCCCTCAAGCAGGGTACACGATCACTCGAGGGTTACATTACGGAATATTTGGCTTTGGCTAATGGCTCCGAATTACCAGACTACATGTTAATAGACTTTTTCTGTGAGGGTATTAACCAGCCACTCAAGTCACGACTAACCCTTGAAGCTCCCCGTTCGTCTCTAAGTGACTTTATAGATTACGCTTTAGTGACTGTTGGTTCAGcatttactgtgggtgtcgcggaggaaTGTGACACCGCTTTCAATTGTATGATCACAGACGCGCTagagcacgctcacaaaatggcagccgcaacaacaccccgtcatgtcacTGCTACcattcatgagccaagtcaagtcgcCCTTGATCTTCaggaatcaagccaagtcaccgctgatcttcatgagctaaatcaagtcacagttgatgtcaaagagtcaaatcaagtcacagttgctgttaaagagcccagtGAAGTCACcgttgatgtcagagagtcaagccAAGCTACAGTTGATcgtcatgagctaagtcaagctacagttgatcgtcatgagctaagtcaaagCACCACTGATCGTCATGAACCCCGTCAAGTCACCattgatcttcacgaatcaagccaagacacagctgatcttcacgaatcaagtcAAGACAAAGCTGATTTTCACGAGTtgagccaagtcacagcttctcttcgtgagtcaagccaagttgcagctgatcttcacgaatcaagccaagtcaaagctgatcttcacgagtcaagccaagtcaaagctgatcttcaagaaccaagtcaagtcgcagttgatgtcagagagtcaagccaagtcacagttggtcgtcatcaaccgagtcacgtctcagctgatcatccagagtcacttcacgtctcagctgatctcctaaagtcaagtcacgtcacagctgttcgtccagagtcacagcatcacgtccccgctgaccttccagagtcgggtcacgtccgggctgacacacccagatcatcaaggtcagtctttcattattccagtctgatatccagtctgagggattcaccgctggtgtctgcacgcacagctggtatccccaaacccactcactctagccctcctgttcctgaactgattcccctgtctgaagtgcttcccatgatggggattgctttatgttgtgtttgggcggcgtacaccaccgcagcaCTGTCTGAGGTGGCGACTGCTGCcacagcttctccagaggtggtggcacatgctgcagaactTCCAGAAGCAGCAGGGCTCACCtcagccccttgtatggtggtggcgctcagtaatgtactctcaacctgttgtgttgcggtcgaaAAGACCATTACTAAACTCTCCTTGTGTCCTGAGTTTACTGCTGTAGAACCaccagaggtggcggcagctgctgcagaacctccagaggtgtcagcagTATCCATCGGTGAACTCTCGCTcagtcctgtcacggctatggaggccgtcaatgaactctcgttctgtcctgtcacggctatgaaggccgtcaatgaactctcgttctgtcctgtcacggctatagaGGCCGTCTATGAACTCTCTGTGCTCCCTGCCTCGGTCCTTGGGTCCGTGCATGTTCTCTCTCCTTTCTATGTCTCTGTTCTCtctaggtcccaggctctgctgtgggttcctgatccgccctggtgggctcctgctctatctgtcACAAATCCAGTCtgtgcacttccgttcattcaccaccagaggtcactcactcaccacattgactttcacaccacacatcacaatggactacgtttcccatcagccatctcacccaTCACAtgctcacctgatcacacgcacacagctgtaaccaatcacacactctatttaaaccctgtactttctctccctcgtcgccgagtattgtatgcattatcgctgccctacagagccccgttagttttccttgccttgcctagcctcgccttgcctttgtcggattgtgttttcccctgcctggactatcgctcacgttgttggattacctctcctgtcttgCCCCTTTGGattctgttcgccgatcgtcgacccacgcttgtctttgtttactctttgtctcgcccatgttatacctgtttgccactgtttgaccctgcctgttaa
- the LOC131544658 gene encoding serine/threonine-protein kinase dst4-like isoform X3 produces the protein MAQYRRLSVTSAGSSTSDHSMNVPAGVIKVLKEHGYTIEQELGRGASGIAFLVKDTDGDLYVVKQMNSRDGEELDAVRKEVEILNNLNFGYIVTYVNSFEDKEAGRIYIVMEYCEGGDLSKVMEKHKDEHFFEEKQILDWLVQICLALQYLHEKKILHRDIKPQNIFLTEDGYINLGDFGCSNFLCRADEYAKSVVGANLYVSPEVYQKKYKSKSDIWSLGWLLHDLCMLDVWADNMQRHIIHAVSMKGNPPHISERYSVELRELIRQMLSRDPKDRPSAEEILAKPFLEDAVDRNGRTPETLLQSFMKSINAFDKAYNKHYKDIEDLVNEWGRITDSMESAHYSATAGSLSGSVIGAAGGITALVGLILAPFTLGASLIVTGVGVGVGVAGGVTGAASTITNTVQQKSFRESLEQIQKKYDSVSEPILTPLNTLRKVLRKIAKFSFFCGTSTFDNVQISCNLDKRNMLCATQLMNLGLLANVSRIATQTARVGRVVAEALSGVLSGLLVILDVAFIVMDSVDIHQMRQGKVDDPEKVSSRVLKSIAEMRRTHNELCNVQKEIQKTREELKDYIELARDDMEINNDLNSLNI, from the exons ATGGCTCAGTATCGCAGACTCTCAGTCACCAGTGCTGGCAGCAGTACCTCGGATCACAGCATGAACGTTCCTGCTGGTGTGATCA AAGTGCTAAAAGAACATGGATACACCATAGAGCAAGAACTTGGACGAGGGGCTTCAGGAATAGCGTTTCTGGTGAAAGACACAGATGGAGACCTGTATGTGGTCAAACAGATGAATTCCAGAGAT GGGGAGGAGCTGGATGCAGTCAGAAAGGAAGTTGAGATCCTGAACAATCTGAACTTTGGATACATTGTTACCTATGTGAATTCATTtgaag ataaaGAAGCGGGACGTATTTATATTGTGATGGAGTACTGTGAAGGAGGTGATCTTTCAAAAGTCATGGAAAAACATAAAGATGAacatttttttgaagaaaaacag ATCCTTGACTGGCTTGTTCAGATTTGTCTGGCTCTGCAGTATCTCCATGAGAAGAaaattcttcatagagataTTAAACCTCAG AATATCTTTCTGACTGAAGACGGTTACATCAATCTAGGCGATTTTGGATGCTCAAA ttttctttgcagagCTGATGAATATGCCAAATCAGTTGTGGGTGCAAATCTCTATGTCAGCCCAGAAGTTTATCAGAAGAAATATAAGTCCAAGAG TGACATATGGTCATTGGGATGGTTGCTCCATGATCTCTGCATGCTTGATGTGTGG GCAGATAACATGCAGCGTCACATAATTCATGCAGTCAGCATGAAAGGAAACCCTCCTCATATCTCAGAGAGATACTCAGTAGAACTGAGAGAATTAATCAGACAAATGCTCAGCCGTGACCCTAAAGACAGGCCTTCAGCTGAAGAGATTCTAGCAAAACCGTTCCTGGAAGATGCAGTGGACAGAAACGGCAGAACTCCAGAGACACTGCTACAGAGTTTTATGAAGTCTATCAATGCCTTTGATAAGGCCTACAACAAGCACTATAAAGACATTGAGGATTTAGTAAATGAGTGGGGACGAATAACAGATTCGATGGAGTCTGCACATTACAGTGCCACAGCAGGCAGTCTGTCAGGTTCAGTGATTGGAGCAGCAGGAGGAATCACTGCATTAGTTGGTTTAATTTTGGCACCGTTCACTCTCGGTGCATCTCTGATTGTTACTGGTGTCGGTGTTGGAGTTGGAGTTGCAGGTGGAGTAACAGGTGCCGCATCCACCATTACTAATACTGTACAACAAAAATCATTCAGAGAGAGCCTTGAACAAATTCAGAAAAAGTATGACTCTGTAAGTGAGCCTATTCTCACACCGCTGAACACACTGAGAAAGGTACTGAGAAAAATCGCAAagttcagttttttttgtgGCACCTCGACTTTTGACAACGTACAAATATCATGCAATTTAGACAAAAGAAATATGTTGTGTGCCACACAACTCATGAATTTAGGTCTGTTGGCAAATGTTAGCAGAATTGCTACTCAGACTGCAAGAGTAGGACGAGTAGTAGCAGAAGCACTCTCAGGTGTGTTAAGTGGACTACTAGTCATACTTGATGTCGCCTTCATAGTGATGGATTCTGTAGACATTCACCAGATGAGACAGGGAAAAGTAGATGATCCAGAAAAGGTCTCATCCAGAGTTCTCAAATCCATTGCAGAGATGAGGAGAACACATAATGAGCTTTGCAATGTCCAGAAGGAAATTCAAAAAACAAGAGAGGAACTAAAAGACTATATAGAATTGGCCAGGGATGACATGGaaataaacaatgatttaaatagtttaaacaTATAG
- the LOC131544680 gene encoding uncharacterized protein LOC131544680, which produces MNQSDKLALQQLEALNDQLQRSIKKLNSEFDKNHSTLISKVKELNGITDELESMHKATTVGSLVGSSMGAAGGIAALTGLALSFFTFGVSLAVTGVGLAVGITGGVTGAVCNITNMIKQKNLRQTIEKIINDFQNTINPMIEHMNAISNTIEELQQAEQAYSVQNKVIVTSVRSVKTILSVTRLLTVLKTAQIGKTAARAAKTLRMVGKLSGSLSALLLILDAYSIYCDSTELSEMTQSAHKRKAEEIKSETLKFIYQMRETAAEFQETLDEIKSARVHINRAIQIS; this is translated from the coding sequence GCAACTGGAAGCTCTTAATGATCAACTGCAACGAAGTATTAAGAAACTTAACTCTGAATTTGACAAAAACCATTCAACTCTCATCAGTAAAGTAAAGGAACTGAATGGCATTACTGATGAACTTGAATCCATGCACAAAGCAACTACAGTGGGCAGTTTGGTAGGATCATCAATGGGAGCGGCTGGAGGAATCGCAGCACTAACGGGTCTGGCTTTATCATTTTTCACGTTTGGTGTTTCTTTAGCTGTTACTGGTGTTGGTCTTGCTGTTGGAATAACTGGAGGAGTAACAGGTGCTGTGTGTAACATTACTAACATGATCAAGCAGAAAAACCTGCGACAAACTATTGAGAAGATCATCAATGATTTCCAGAACACAATCAACCCAATGATTGAGCACATGAATGCAATTTCTAACACCATAGAAGAGCTTCAGCAGGCAGAACAGGCATATTCTGTTCAAAATAAGGTGATAGTGACAAGTGTGAGATCTGTGAAAACCATTTTGAGCGTTACAAGACTTTTAACTGTACTTAAAACTGCTCAGATTGGAAAAACAGCTGCAAGAGCTGCCAAAACTCTCCGAATGGTTGGGAAATTATCTGGATCTCTCTCAGCTCTATTGCTTATTCTTGATGCTTACAGTATTTATTGTGATTCAACAGAGCTCTCTGAAATGACTCAATCAGCACACAAGAGAAAAGCAGAAGAAATCAAATCAGAAACTCTGAAATTCATTTATCAGATGAGAGAAACAGCTGCTGAATTTCAGGAGACACTGGATGAAATTAAAAGTGCCAGAGTTCATATTAACAGAGCAATACAAATCAGTTGA